Proteins encoded within one genomic window of Fusarium musae strain F31 chromosome 4, whole genome shotgun sequence:
- a CDS encoding hypothetical protein (EggNog:ENOG41), with amino-acid sequence MSISPFNLFALPLSLLIGKRYTVLGSLVIFIACNIWSGEASDYYSLRNSRIVGGLAGGLVEALGPIIVAETFPTHQLGRAMVVYVGFLAAGSAIGPMVAGAVGVSLGSWRWYLRILTIATGLNLFGSILMLPETTHDIEELDAAQPRPGSSPVAEPKPTSTSVEDICISSPAGTTTGEISPASFRKEYISRSFSSEFMPMKWKEMGLSLVRPLQLLMAPQVLVTVYIFGLTIGWTVIISILIAITYAQPPLLWNSRSIGLLNVGSLIGLLIGLPVGGYLADLLFIRSTKGRTQEPNPRSRLPMMLVGGIASPLGCIILGHGLQNPVHWIVVCVGWSLLAFGLTGSANVLLTYSVNTMPSRAGDIGVLVNVMKNCLAFGVSYSAISWMNGMGPLKQFATMAGLLWLGYFLVIPVWVWSKSIVRRSAVYAR; translated from the exons ATGTCTATCTCTCCTTTT AATCTCTTCGCTCTCCCGCTATCACTACTCATCGGAAAGCGCTACACCGTCCTCGGTTCGCTCGTCATCTTTATCGCGTGTAACATTTGGTCCGGCGAAGCGAGTGACTACTACTCCCTTCGAAACTCACGCATCGTTGGTGGATTGGCTGGTGGTCTCGTCGAGGCTCTCGGTCCCATCATCGTAGCTGAGACGTTTCCCACTCATCAGCTTGGAAGAGCCATGGTCGTCTACGTTGGCTTCCTCGCTGCTGGCTCCGCGATCGGTCCAATGGTCGCTGGTGCAGTTGGAGTCAGTCTGGGGAGCTGGAGGTGGTACCTGAGGATTCTGACCATCGCGACTGGCCTGAATCTTTTTGGTTCCATCTTGATGCTTCCTGAGACAACCCACGATATCGAAGAGCTGGACGCGGCTCAACCCAGACCTGGAAGCTCGCCCGTCGCCGAGCCGAAACCTACGAGCACCTCGGTCGAAGATATCTGCATCTCATCACCGGCCGGAACTACAACTGGAGAGATCTCTCCTGCCAGCTTCAGAAAGGAGTACATTTCGAGGTCCTTTAGCAGCGAGTTTATGCCGATGAAGTGGAAGGAAATGGGTCTATCACTGGTCCGGCCGCTGCAGCTGCTCATGGCACCTCAAGTCCTAGTCACCGTCTACATTTTTGGCCTAACCATTGGCTGGActgtcatcatctccatcctcatcgccatcaccTACGCTCAACCTCCTTTGTTGTGGAATTCGCGTTCGATTGGTCTACTCAACGTCGGTTCTCTTATCGGTCTTCTTATTGGCCTCCCCGTTGGTGGTTACCTCGCAGACCTTCTCTTCATTCGCTCAACAAAGGGACGCACCCAGGAGCCTAATCCTAGGAGTAGACTGCCAATGATGCTTGTCGGAGGAATTGCCAGCCCTCTTGGCTGCATTATCCTCGGCCATGGACTTCAAAACCCTGTCCACTGGATCGTTGTCTGCGTCGGATGGAGTCTCCTTGCATTTGGCTTGACAGGATCGGCTAATGTCCTGCTTACTTATTCGGTCAACACTATGCCTTCGCGAGCAGGAGATATCGGTGTCCTTGTAAATGTCATGAAGAATTGCTTGGCCTTTGGCGTATCCTACTCGGCCATCAGTTGGATGAACGGTATGGGCCCATTGAAGCAGTTCGCAACTATGGCTGGTCTTCTCTGGCTTGGTTACTTTCTGGTGATTCCGGTTTGGGTTTGGAGCAAGTCTATTGTCCGCAGGAGCGCTGTTTATGCTCGGTAG